The Eptesicus fuscus isolate TK198812 chromosome 20, DD_ASM_mEF_20220401, whole genome shotgun sequence genome contains the following window.
CCACAAACAACACACAAAGACCTATGGGTTTACAAACTAACACAGAAAGGCACACTCAAttgcacacactcatacacaaatCATCCATAGAAGTCCCTATACCAAAACTCAAGTGAAATCTACAGTACAGACCCTACAGGCTCAGCAGTTGTTACTGGGGAGACACCATTCTCCTCCCCTTGCCCAGAGAGCTGAgcctgggtggggggggaggtctCTATTTTGGGAGCACCTAGTCTCTTGGGGACGTTGGAGGAAAATGAGCTCCTGGTTAGACCCACCTTCTGAGAACCGGCCCATCGGAGCCCACCTTCCATGCCCACCCACAGCGTGGCTGCATGCCCCCGCCCGCCAGCCCAGCCCGTACCGTGCTGAAGTTGGGGAAGAGACTGAGCGGGGCAGCGCCATTGAAGTGGAAGGCGAGCAAGTGCTTGAAGTCCAGCGGGGGCTGCAGAGGcctggcagccaggggcagggaggccagcagggggctgggggtgctGGATGCCGGGCCTGCTGCAGGAGGAAGAAGGGCAGGGTCTGAAATGGGGGGCCACAGGGCAATCCTACCCCCACGGCCAGAAGAAGCTGATGGGCTTCTTGGGTGTGAAGCCAGGACAGAGTTCCTGTCTCCCTCCTCACAAAGGAGCCCTGGCCAAGCCCAGGGCGAGTACAGCCCATCTCTGTGCCTCTCCTCTCCACAACGGGGGCAGCAGAAGCAGGGAATCCACCGCGTAGGGCTCCCAGCCCAGAAGGATGACCCTCCCGCCCTCACAGAGGCCCAGATGAATGCTTAAGGGGAGCCAGGccaagggaggggacagaggcgTCAGGGCAGGCCCCTGACACACACGCACCACCATGGAGACTGCACATGAGCTGGGTTTCCTCTTTATTGCAAATTAAACCCAAACCCAGGAGGCCTGGGGATAGGCCACCCCCCTCCCTTCTCACTTCCCCTCTCCAGATCCCCACATCATGCCCAGCAAGGGCtgtcagagaggatgggaaacCCTTGGAATCTGAAGGGATGTGTCCCCCAGCTCTGGTGAGGCCCCAACTGCTTCCCCCAGGAGGCACAAAGCCCTCCATTGGCATCCCTGGGTCAGGCCTGGAAGCGGGGGAgtcggggggagcggggggcggggggggcgacACTGTGGTTTTATAGTCTTTGGTCTTAAAGGTCTGAGGCAAGGAACTTGGGAGAACAGCCAgacttcaaaaaagaaaacaattagtaACAAGTCCAGTTCATTTGGGACGTTTTTTGGACCCTATCACTGCAAAACGAAAAGAAGTCCTTTTAGATTTATGTGTTACCGTTATGAAAAATAGGATAGATTTATTTCGTATTTATAGACTGATATGTCTATATACATGGTCATACATgaaagcctcaggcagccctggtggggggagggagggcaccaCTGCCTCCCCTGAAGTGTTAGCTGTGCGCAGAGTGCGGTGCTGTGTCACAGACAGTGGTCTGCTCCCCGGTCGTATCTGAAGAGAAGGGACGCTGCCAGGAGTGGGGCTGAGAAAGGCAAGGACCCCATTCTTCTGTCCCTCAGTCCCTTCATTCTGGAGCCCCAGTCTTCCGGCCTCCAAACAAGAACCCCAACCCCCAACAAGTTTAGGGCCAAAACTTGGGATGAATCCAGAGGGAAAAGGGTGAGCTGCTCCTCCCCAAACTCTAGAATTGTCAGGAGCAATAGTCGGGGTGCCCCAGACCCTAGCATCTCTGTCCACTGCCCAGGCCCCCCTTGACCCAGGCCCTcctccacagcccacagcccacagggcTGGGTTAGTCCTCAGTGTGGAGGAGAGGAAGCATGGGGAAGGTGAACGGAAGGCCACAGTTAGCAAGTCAGCTCGGATGCAGCATGGGAGTACCCAGGGCCCCGGGCTGGCTGGGTAGAGGGAAGGAGGCCACCCTCACGTGAGCTGCgaccccagcaccccctccccccacccactctcTAAAAACTCCACGGCCAGCGCAAAGTCAAACTCGTGTAGCGGAGGCCCATCCACAGCGATCTTGACCACAGGGTCGCCCCGGCTTTCCCCGGCCCCGTTTTGCCCCCACCACCGCAGCTCCCGGCTGCGGCCGACCTTGTCCAGGAGGCCGGCGCCCGCCGGCAACGCCAAGGCCAGGGTGGCGAGGGCAGCGAAGTCGGGGAAGAGCTCGTGCAGCTCCGAGTGGGCGCACGCCAGTCTGGCGCACAGAGCCCGCGGGCCCAGCCGCCCGAGGCTGCGGACCACGCGCTTGAAGAGCGCAAAGTCGCCGAGCGCGCGCGGCCGCACCACCGCCGGGGCGTAGGCGCGCAGCAGCAGCCGCAGCGCCCCCTCGCCGTGCGCGCCCAGCTCCTCGGGTGTCTCCGGGTAGCGGCGGGGATCGAAGATCGCCGAGAAGGCGGCCACGGCATCCAGCGAGGGCCCGGGGTAGGAGTCCCGCAGCCCTTTCTGCATGGAGTCCAAGAAGGCCCCCCGCAGCCGCTCCAAGTCCTGGACCGCAGCCTCGGAGTAGCCGACCAACTCCAGGCCGCGGTAGGTACAGTGCTCACCGCCCAAGTCGGGACCGGAGGACGCCAGCTCCTGCAGGAAGCCCTGGAAGCGCGCGCCACCGGAGCTTCGCTGCGCCTGGAGGGAGGCCGCAGCTGCCATCACCAGGGGCTGCAGCAAGGCCAGGTGTGGGTCTTCCGGCTGCAGGACGAGGGCGAGCTTCTGCACGCAGGGCAGAGTGTCCAGCAGCAGGTGGGTGAAGGCCACGAAGGTGAACTGGCGCAGGGCGAGGGCCAGTGCCCCGGCTGTTGgtgaggctggggcagaggcctCCAGGGTGGGCACCAGGCAAGGCCACGCCTCAGCCACTGCTTCCACCACAGGCAGCAAGGAGGCCCAGGGCACTGGCCGTGGTCCTGCCAAGTCGATGGCTGCAAGGTCCAGGGCTGCCCGCAGCTCAGGGACCATGTGGGAACTGGGACCACCGTGGAGGCGGAATAGGGCATCCAGGACACTTTCATATTCACCTAGGTAGGCAGGGGGCTCAGGATCTGGCCGGCCAGGGAGGCAGTGCAGCTCCGTGAGCAGCGGGCAGGTGGCCCGGAGCTGCAGGCCCACGCTCCCCAGGCAGTCACTGGGGAGGCTTGAGCTGAGCCAGGCTAGCTTGGCTGCAGACACGCCGAAGGTCTGCAGGATGTCCAGGAGTTGGCCAGCAGTGTCctcgccctcctgtagctccacACTGCCCAGGAAGGTGGTGGCAGGCTGGCCATCACAGGGGGACACCGACGTGGCAAACAAGGCCAGACTGTGGGACTCGGGCCAGTCTCTGGTCTTGTCCAACACCAGCCCCACATATGGGGATGCCTTCAGGCACTGGCAAGCCTCTGTGTGCAAGACACTGGCCATGGCCACCTGGgacagccagagagagaaagggagggagggcagagttaGGCTTGTCCTGAGAAGGGGAGGCAGACAGTACAGGGTGAGCACAGGCCTTGGCGTCAGACAGACTTGGGGACTAATCCTAGCTGTGCCACGTattggctgtgtgatcttgggcaagtcatttcacctctctgagcctcaatatcTTTAGCTCTAAAATCAGGCTAATAGGTGCCCATCATCTCCTCCAGAGGTTCTTGTGaattataaatataactttttgtttttgtgcttataaatgaaaaatgcttTATGAACTGTAAAAGTTCTACAGActtcggtgtgtgtgtgtgtgtgtatttctataGCATCACCCAGTCTGCCTTATTCCTGGGGCTCTCCCGCCTCTCTGCTGTCCAGGGATTAACTGATAGACATGTTCACTCCTAACTCCTGGCCAGTGACATAAGGCCCCAGCTGTGTGTTCTGTTTGTCTGTTTGCCATCTCTCTGTAAGATGAGatcaactcccccacccccacaccagcccctagggctcacacagccagtaagtacCTAGGACAGAGTTGCAACTTGCATGCCCCCAGGGGCCACGTGGGTAATACTGAGCTCGAAGTGGGCCAGGGATAAAACAGAGGGAATGGGGAAGTCCATACTTGCTCCCCAACTCCACCACTTCATGCCCTGAGAGCATGGGGACCTAGCTTTTCAGTACAAGTAACAAATCCAGATTTTCATATGCAATGTCTCCTTTTGTTAAACTTGGAAgctaattaaacatttttaaaaacactgtggccctggccagtgtggctcagttggttgagcgtcatcccatgcatcaaagggtcattggttcgattcctggtcaggacacatgcctggattgcgggcttaaTCCTctgtagagggcgtgcaggaggcagctgatcaatatttctgtcttgccctctcccttcctctctatctaaaatcaatacaaacagccctggccgtttgctcagtggttaaagcatcggcccttggaccgaagggtctctggtttgattcccagtcaagggcacatacctcggttgagTAGAggcatgagcaggaggcaaccaatcaatgtgtctctttcacttaggtgtttctctctctctctctctctctccccctcacccctcccttccactctctctaaaatcaatggaaaaaagagtTTCtggatttaaaaagataataataacaaaaacactTCTGTGGGCCAATGAAGCCCTCAGGGCCACCCGTTTGCTATCTCTGGCCTAGGTGGTGAGGGGAATGCCCCTGggcccctgaggacagggcccGATCTGGCTGCTTCACTGCTGTGCTCTCAGCAGCTGGCCCGAGCCCAGACACACAGTACGCGCTCCGTGAAGGTTCTGATGGGTGAAGGTATGAATGAAGCGCTCTGGCTGATGCCCCGGGGCCTGGCATGCTGGCCCTGTGCCAGATGGCTCAATGTCCTCCCTCCCCAAGCCCTCCCCCATACCTCTGGCTGCCACCCACCTGCATGTCCCTCACCCTCCTGGGACTGTAGTCATCACCACGCTCCGTGCCCAGCAGCGCCTGGCACAAGTTGAACCTTTGTAGCTCGAGGAGGGCAGAGCAGCGGTCGTCGGGCACATCCTCCTTGGCCATGCAGTACACCGTGGTCAACACAGCCACTTTGGCAGGGTCCACCTCCACCTTGATGCCCCTGGAGGTAGGGGTGGTcgccaggcctggggaggcccCTCCTTCCTCAGACTGGCCCTCAAAAGTGGGCTGGCCCCGGTTCATGGCCAGAGCCTGGCGGTGAGCCCCCGAGGTCACATGGCGCAGCAAGGCATGGCGCTGGAAGTTGTCGGTGCCCATGGTGAAGGCGTTCTCCGCTTTGCCGTGCTTGTTCCGGACCAGGGCCTGGCGGCACTCAAGGCAGAACATCAGCTTCCGCTCATAGTCAAAGTCCAGCCAGGTAAACTCCTCTTTCCAGTGCTCGTTGAAGTAACGCTTGCACTTCTTATTGGAGTTGGAGGCCTCTCCAGCTGGTTTCTTCCCCGGGGGCACCATTCCTGCTCGAGGGGCAGGGCACCCCAACTCCCACCCAAATGCTCTAACTCccagcctcccacacacacagagtcacgTCCCTTGATAAGGGGAGttggtggggaggcaggagaagggcgCCCGCCTGGCTATTGGGGACCATCCATCTAACTTAGCCAGGAAACTTTATTCCTGCTCTGCTGGTGGGAGACTGGAGATGAAAGAGACAAGGGAGGTGTGTTAGGGAGTCCACCAAGGATTCACACTGCCCACAGAGCACTCCCCAGCTGAGGGGTGGCCTGAACCCAATGGGGAAGGGCTATTGGGAGTGGGCGGGGTTATGCAAAGGGCCATAGGATATTATCCAAAGTGGGGAGGTAtgggagccccagccccaccttccaGGACAAGGCATTATTTAGTGTTGACAGCTGAAGCATGCCAGAACTCGGAGCTGGAAAGACCGGCACCACCTATACAACCACGTTTTATGGGTGGAGGGACTGAGTCCTAGAGACAGAGTGGTTCTCAGGACTCATGAATAATTTGTGGCTGAGCCAGAACAAAAACTTAGGCCTCCTGATTCGTTGCCCAAAGGATGACTGATCCCGCCAGACCACAGTCATTTATTTCATTAGAAGGAAGTTAGCACAAAGCTGAGCTCCTGGGGCCACTGGATTTTCTCTGGAGAtcccttatacacacacacacacacacacacacacacacacacacacacacacaccacacttccCCCCATCAGCCTCTCCTTGGCCTGTGTTGtcttccccacctcctcttcccaACCTCAACCTGTCCAGAGAGTTCAGAACCATCTCTGCTGGCCATTCTGAAACATACAACTCCGGTCTGGGCCACGCCTCTGGGCACCACACCTCTCCGTCCAACCACCTTCCAGGTTTGTCAAATGGAACTTGCACTCTGTCCCTACAAAATGTGCTCCTCTCCCTGTTGTCCCCAGTCCAGGAAATGGCCCATCCTCCCACCCAGGTGCTCTGGCCAGAAACATGCCCCCCTAAGCCCCACTCCCTTCCACATCCGGGACCTGGTCTATCCACAGGGCCTGTTGATTCCATCTCCACAAACTACCTCTAACTCATCCCTTCTCTCCATGCCTCTACCACCTTCCTCATCTAGGCCCCTTCATCTCTTGCCTGGACTATGCCAGTTGCTTCCTGGTGGCCCTTTGGGTTCCTGCTCTTACCCATGTCTGAGCCATCCAAACCCTAGCAGCCAGCGGGGGCTCTTGAAAACACTGCTTGTAAACCCCTCCACTACGGCCTGTCGCTCTGGGTCAGAGCCAGAATCCCTTTCCAGGTCTGCCAAATAAATGCTGGCAGCCACttgtccttccctccctttccagctATACCTGCCTTTCCTTGGTTCCTCCAGAGTGCCAGATTCCATCCTCAGGGCCTGCACACAAGCTGTGCTTTCTTCCAGAATATTCCCACCCTGCACTTCCACTCTGGTCTTAGCTTAACTGTCCCCTCTTCAGAGGAGGCTTCTGAATGGTCGGATCCTAGGAAGTCCCCTCCTTGTTGTCACTATCCCCTGTTTATTCCCTCTGTTGCACTCCCCACAGTTTACAGACATGCGTATTTCTGTGCAGATATATTGCTTggtatattctctctctcttgtgaCTGAACCCCAGAGAAGGGAACAGTGCTTGGCAAAATTTGGGGAGTGAGTGAATAAGGAAGCATGAGCTCTCAGGCTGAATGAGCAGTGGCGTGGGCCCCTGGGCACCCGTTGGGTGGTAAAAAAGCTGCCTTTGACATCCTTTCCTCCCAGAATCCTAGGATTCAGTGACCTTGTCCAGCCCATCGCCAAAGGGTCTTTGAAAGGGGAGGAGGTGCAAGGCCAAGGTGAGACCCCTCTGGAAGTGTGTCACATCCTTTCCAGGCACCTAGGAACGGGCTCTCCGGCCCCATCCTGCAGAGGGGACAGAATGACTATCAGACCTCGGCTGTTTCTGAGAAAAGATCAAAAGAGTAGGTAGGAAGGATGCACGGAAAGATGGAGATTCCGAAACTGCACTGTCTGACGCGCAAGCCGCTAGCCTAAGTGGCCGTTCAAAACGAATCAGAATTAAaggaacaaaaaattaaattcagttCCGCAGTCGCACTAGCCACAGTCCAAATTCTCAATAGcgacatgtggctagtggctattgCATTAGACGGGCCAGACAGAGAACATTTACAACATCCCAGAGAGTTCTATGGGACAGCGccactcaaaaaacaaaacaaaacagacctcACCTCAACCGGAGGGAGCCAGGCTGATGGGGTGCGGTCCGAGGCTGCCCTGTCTCAGACCCAGGTCCCTGGCACCTCTCCTACCCTGGACAGCAGGATGGGAGCAGGCACAACCTGTGGGCCCTGGGGCCTCGGTGTGTAGGTctgccacccccactccaccGGGCACATAAGCCTCAAACATAGGGTTTATTTAGCCCCAGGACGGTGGTCCCAAACCTGCTCCTCAGGCTCCTTTTAGGACCTCACTAAGAGTCCAAGGTCCAGGCAGAGGAGAGGTGGGCgacccctcccctggcagcccgaGTGAGGCTAGGGCTGCCTGCATGCCCGGCCTGTCTCCCTGGGGTGGGGACCCTGAGGGCTGGGGAACTTCTGGGGGGCACATGGGGGAGGAGCCCTCGGATGGGTCATCCGAGGCACCGATCCCCCACTGGCTCGGGAACCTTGTTGTCCGCCCCCTGCCAGGCAGCTCCGGAGGAGACGCCCTGCCCgctggcccccgccccgccccacccgcccacACAcccgccggcccccgccccctccccgcccgcacACACTCACGGAGCCGCGGGAGCCACCATCTTGCCGGTGGACGCTCTGGCCGCGGTCTCCTTGGGCTGCACCAAGCGACAGCAGCCACTAGCGGTAACCGCGGCGAAGAGGCGCCAGCAGCCAGCGCAGGGCCGGGGGCgcgacccccccacacacaccctaacCCCGGGCTCACCTGGCCGCGCCCACCTGCCGCGCGCTCGGTCCCCTCGACGCACGCGGCCCAGGGTCCCCCTCATCCATCCCAGCCGCAGCCGCTGCAGCCGGAGCTACGGAGCTACTGCGGTTAGACCACAGGAAGGATGCTGCCCGGGGCGGGAGGCACAGGACTCACTCACTCGTCAGTCCCCTGTAGGTTCCCAGAGGCGCTCCCAGGTGAGAGCTCACGGACGGAGAGCCAGACCAGGGAGAGCGCTCCGGGTGGAGGCTGCAGTCTGGCAAGTGCTCTGAGAGCGATGACCCAGAGGCTTCGGGATCACGGAGGAGCAGGCAGGAAGCCCAAGATTTCCCCCGAGAGTCGGTTCGTTTTCACAGCAGGGTCAGGGAAATGTAGcaggggaagggcattccaggcagtggGACTGGCAGAGCACCGGAAGGTAAAAGTGCAGAGCAGTTCACAAAGGTCAAGGTAGAGAGGAGGTATGGGGGCTGggatgggtggggctggggggcagtgCCTGCTGCTGGAAGGCCCTGCAGGGAACCCTGGGGATTTTTATCTTTGGGCCCAGTGGGAACTCAGGAGGTGTTTGAGCTGGGCGCGGAATGTCTTCACTAGCGAGTTATTTGTAGTTATTTGTAATGGGGGTGACAGACATGGTGTGTCAGGAGAGGAAGGAGTGATCTCTTCCCAGAACTCTCAGATGCACAGAGGCCCACCCCTGGTGCGGGTTCCCTGGAGCGGGGAAGAGAGGCTGTGGGTTCCCTGCAGGAGGAATGTGGGTGCGTGGCACCCCAGCCCTCCCGGACTTGGAGTCTAGAGGCCTGCAGTGGAGCTCTGCTGACAGTGACGTGGTCTTGGGCTGGACACTCAGCtaagagcctcagtttcctcatccatgaaGTGGGAATTGCAGCCAGGCGAGGCGgaaagggcagggcaggacgGGTCTGAGGACCAAATGAGTTGCTGGGTGTGGAGGTCATTTGAAGAGGGGGTGCCAGGGCACTGGGTGACTCAGTCTCCCTTCAGTCAGTACAGAGTCACTCCGAAATGCCTTTCAGCCCCTCACAGTTGGGTCCACTACTCTCCCACACAAGGCCTAGGGGCACACGTAGATTTGAGGTCGGGGCCTCTCCGGGGGGCCGTTGGGAACTTCCCCCAGCACCCCTCACGCACGCTGCTCTGTGCCACCCACTGTCTGCCTCTGACATTCACTGTGAACCCTGGCCTCCAGGGCCGCTGCGATGATGCGTGAGTCATGGCACATGCACACGCGTGTGACTGCTTGGCTTGTGGGTACACTAATGAAGGGAGACACCAccgcccccacacctgccccaggaTGGCACCACCCAGCCTGACAGGTCTGAAACTCTGCACCCACAGATGGGTCAGGTGTGGAGGGTCTTCGATGGCATTTGGCAGCAGAACAGCCGCCTTGGCTAAGTGTCGCAGAGCATCCCTCCAGGGGTCATATCTGGGACCCACGGCTCACTGGATGGCTCCTCAAGAGGGCAGGTTTTTTCTCTGGTCAAACATGAACAAATCAGACTGTGCGGCAGAGAACAGCTCACCCCCAGGGGTCCAGCTGAGGCTGGGGCGGGAAAGAAGAGCGGCGGGCTCATGAAATAGCATCACCCT
Protein-coding sequences here:
- the C20H17orf113 gene encoding uncharacterized protein C17orf113 homolog → MVPPGKKPAGEASNSNKKCKRYFNEHWKEEFTWLDFDYERKLMFCLECRQALVRNKHGKAENAFTMGTDNFQRHALLRHVTSGAHRQALAMNRGQPTFEGQSEEGGASPGLATTPTSRGIKVEVDPAKVAVLTTVYCMAKEDVPDDRCSALLELQRFNLCQALLGTERGDDYSPRRVRDMQVAMASVLHTEACQCLKASPYVGLVLDKTRDWPESHSLALFATSVSPCDGQPATTFLGSVELQEGEDTAGQLLDILQTFGVSAAKLAWLSSSLPSDCLGSVGLQLRATCPLLTELHCLPGRPDPEPPAYLGEYESVLDALFRLHGGPSSHMVPELRAALDLAAIDLAGPRPVPWASLLPVVEAVAEAWPCLVPTLEASAPASPTAGALALALRQFTFVAFTHLLLDTLPCVQKLALVLQPEDPHLALLQPLVMAAAASLQAQRSSGGARFQGFLQELASSGPDLGGEHCTYRGLELVGYSEAAVQDLERLRGAFLDSMQKGLRDSYPGPSLDAVAAFSAIFDPRRYPETPEELGAHGEGALRLLLRAYAPAVVRPRALGDFALFKRVVRSLGRLGPRALCARLACAHSELHELFPDFAALATLALALPAGAGLLDKVGRSRELRWWGQNGAGESRGDPVVKIAVDGPPLHEFDFALAVEFLESGWGEGVLGSQLT